One Pleurocapsa minor HA4230-MV1 genomic window, GTCTGTTTAGAAGCTTCAGTCGATCGCAACTTGATAGTTGACCTTCAAGAATTTTGGCTCAAGATCACTAAAGCTAACAAGCTGATAGCTGTTAACTGCCACTGAATAGTTAATCGAAGAGATTTATTTAGCTTAAATCTTGTTTTGTTCTGCTGTGCAGCCAATCATAAATACGATCTAACTCTTCTAGAGTTACTAGACCATATTGCCACAGAATCATGGGAATAGGAGCAGGATGCTCTTCTACAGACCTTTGCACAGTTTCGATGGAATCATTAGAAAGCGCCAACTCTTCTTTTAAAAACTTGATAAAATTGCTGTATATGGCTGGTTTCATGATGGGTTTACCTTGGGTTAAACTTTTAAATTGAATTATCTATAATTTTGCTGACCCAGAAACGTAATTTTAGCTATCACTTCTCTTAAGAGAGTTTTTGCTATTGTTGAATATTTCTCAAGTTTTGCCTGTGTTTTTAACTACCAAAAAATTAAGCTAAATCTTAAGACATTTATCTTTAGCTTTAAGCCAAATTAAATCCAAAAGTATTATGCTTTTAGGGCAGAAACGATTGTCATCAAAATCTTAGGTTTCTAATAATGACACACATATCCTAATACGTAAAAACACTTAATAAAACTATGTATTGCCAAGGATATTATATATTGGGAAATTTTCACTCTTTCTCTTGATAGATAAGTGCAATCGCGATGAAATCTACATAAAATCTTAATATTTTTAATATTTTTGACGCAGATTTGCTTGGGTTGGAATTGAAAATTTTTGGCGTTCCGCTATCAGCTTTCACCAACTATGATTATTCTCGTAAGACATAGCCAATTCCTCGGACAGTTTGAATTAACCTTTTGTGATTTTGACTTTCGATCTTAAGACGTAAATAGCGAATATATACTTCAATTACATTAGATTCACCACGGTAATCATATCCCCAAACGTTTTCAATAATTTCTTCTCTAGTCATTACCTGTTGTGGATTTGACATCAGATATTTCAGTAATTCAAATTCTTTCATTGTTAGTCCAATTACCTGATCTCCTCTAATTGCTTGGCGAGTGCTTAAGTCTAAAATTAATTCCCCAAACCTTAACTGCTCAGGAATATCAGTTTCTGTCTGAAGATATAAATTGATCTGCTCGAGTAATTTATCTTTCTGATAAGGCTTCAACAAGTAATCATCGGCTCCTGCTTCGAGACAAGCAACTCGTTCAGCGACAGTCTCTTG contains:
- a CDS encoding DUF2949 domain-containing protein; translation: MKPAIYSNFIKFLKEELALSNDSIETVQRSVEEHPAPIPMILWQYGLVTLEELDRIYDWLHSRTKQDLS
- a CDS encoding response regulator transcription factor; translation: MLVNNYSTADLSILLLTDDIFAQQASLDLKTLGYLPVVETALKGWSELSAYQPVMVIVDRTFTGKSGFDLCRQLRRAGEHVPILMLVEQETVAERVACLEAGADDYLLKPYQKDKLLEQINLYLQTETDIPEQLRFGELILDLSTRQAIRGDQVIGLTMKEFELLKYLMSNPQQVMTREEIIENVWGYDYRGESNVIEVYIRYLRLKIESQNHKRLIQTVRGIGYVLRE